Proteins encoded within one genomic window of Akkermansiaceae bacterium:
- a CDS encoding polysaccharide export protein gives MWKKLTVLFTLLAPVLQAQVREGTSGVIGRMDSVEVRVFREDELTTRGQLSSDGTISMPLIGAVRIEGLTTDQAAAAISRRLKDGYLVRPEVSVSIEARIRRTVTILGQAQRPGVFEIPAHRRLTLVEVVGLAGGTTRIANEKKVTLKRGGQVFSVNLRDITNGKGEDIQLRDGDTITIPESLF, from the coding sequence ATGTGGAAGAAGCTCACAGTCCTGTTCACCCTCCTCGCCCCGGTTCTCCAGGCGCAGGTGAGGGAAGGCACGTCCGGTGTCATCGGGCGGATGGATTCCGTCGAGGTGCGTGTGTTCCGCGAGGATGAACTGACCACCCGCGGCCAGCTTTCCTCCGACGGCACCATCTCGATGCCACTCATCGGTGCGGTGCGGATCGAGGGCCTCACCACCGACCAGGCCGCCGCTGCCATCTCCCGCCGCCTGAAGGACGGCTACCTTGTCCGCCCGGAGGTCAGCGTCTCAATCGAGGCGCGCATCCGCCGGACGGTGACCATCCTCGGCCAGGCCCAGCGTCCGGGAGTCTTCGAAATCCCCGCACACCGCCGCCTGACCTTGGTGGAGGTGGTCGGTCTGGCGGGCGGCACCACCCGCATCGCCAATGAGAAGAAAGTCACCCTGAAGCGGGGCGGGCAGGTCTTCTCCGTGAATCTGAGGGACATCACCAACGGAAAAGGTGAGGACATCCAGCTCCGCGACGGCGACACCATCACCATCCCCGAAAGCCTCTTTTGA
- a CDS encoding outer membrane beta-barrel protein has protein sequence MRSLHPQTIGRALTVAIFMAAGLATAREFTPVTDPAVMGRADDPPPSPLVAPRDPMMGETRSQGIDLGVVISAAYDDNIFLSANDAKSDFVSKVTPEIGYSRGDRDSQEGGYLKIAYRPTGVVYARTSGDNRIDHEAKAAIGIVGNKAAVDYSVAYGKIGDATPDAGRQADRQLFEHVVRIAWVPREKLALEVAAGQSIAEYADKVLLDSREAFGEVALRYAYSPKTRLGLAYRGGRFEVEDMQDQRFQRLTGKIEWQPREKIRVELEAGAEKRKYANGSSVTPVVEGRIDWSPSEKTNYFLTAYRRETASAFSAGQNYRLTGATAGVSQKIGEKWTAHLEGGVENASYRQVEGIGGDAGKDTLWFVRPAISYRFTEELGLEIFYRVSSNDSSRAGFGYDQQSAGVLLEYKF, from the coding sequence ATGCGTTCCCTTCACCCACAGACCATAGGGCGGGCTCTCACCGTGGCCATTTTCATGGCCGCCGGTCTGGCCACCGCCCGAGAATTCACTCCGGTAACCGATCCGGCGGTGATGGGACGTGCCGATGATCCGCCGCCATCCCCGCTGGTCGCTCCCCGTGATCCGATGATGGGGGAGACGCGGTCCCAGGGGATCGATCTCGGGGTGGTCATCTCCGCTGCCTACGACGACAACATTTTCCTCAGTGCGAACGACGCGAAGTCGGACTTCGTCAGCAAGGTGACTCCCGAAATCGGCTACTCCAGGGGCGACCGTGATTCCCAGGAGGGCGGCTACCTGAAGATCGCCTACCGGCCGACCGGCGTCGTGTACGCCCGGACCAGCGGCGACAACCGGATCGACCACGAGGCGAAGGCCGCCATCGGGATCGTTGGAAACAAGGCCGCCGTGGATTACTCCGTGGCCTACGGCAAGATCGGTGACGCGACTCCGGATGCCGGACGCCAGGCGGACCGGCAGCTTTTCGAGCATGTGGTGAGGATCGCCTGGGTTCCGAGGGAGAAGCTCGCCCTTGAGGTGGCCGCCGGCCAGTCCATTGCGGAGTACGCGGACAAGGTGCTGCTCGACTCCCGTGAGGCCTTCGGCGAGGTGGCCCTGCGCTATGCCTATTCCCCGAAGACCCGCCTGGGCCTCGCCTACCGTGGCGGCCGGTTCGAGGTGGAGGACATGCAGGACCAGCGGTTCCAGCGCCTGACGGGCAAGATCGAGTGGCAGCCGCGTGAGAAGATCCGCGTCGAGCTGGAGGCAGGTGCGGAAAAACGGAAGTATGCGAATGGTTCCAGCGTCACCCCCGTCGTCGAAGGACGCATCGACTGGAGCCCTTCGGAGAAGACGAACTATTTCCTGACCGCCTACCGCCGCGAGACGGCCTCCGCGTTTTCCGCCGGGCAGAACTACCGCCTGACCGGAGCCACCGCCGGGGTTTCGCAGAAGATCGGCGAAAAGTGGACCGCCCATCTGGAAGGCGGCGTGGAGAACGCCTCCTACCGTCAGGTGGAGGGCATCGGCGGCGACGCGGGCAAGGACACCCTGTGGTTCGTCCGCCCGGCGATTTCCTATCGTTTCACCGAGGAACTCGGCCTCGAGATTTTCTACCGCGTTTCCAGCAATGACTCCAGCCGCGCCGGCTTCGGTTACGACCAGCAGAGCGCGGGTGTCCTCCTCGAATACAAATTCTGA
- a CDS encoding non-ribosomal peptide synthetase, with the protein MSPSIVNLSPTVSEISSGLTGSISRQASLFPGKTAIRCGGESVTYGELESRSDQLAAAIAADGAGRGDFIGIGLPRSIDLVVAILAVLKAGAAYIPLDPSYPAERIAHMTASAKLTRIISRGDSAGSFNGVRVIPVDAATGNGAVPGEAGADDFIYAIFTSGSTGVPKAASVFHRGFRNLVGWYVDELTLGPEDVTLVISSPSFDLTQKNFFAPLVTGGTMILDHGDHYDIHRISTLVRTHGVTLVNCTPSAFYPLVDAAAASAFGDLSSLRFAVLGGEPISVPRLRGWLTHPSCRAEVVNSYGPTECADICAFHRLHAGNLDAYPFVPTGRDVPNTIVTIRDEDLRELPDGETGELCIGGIGVGGGYLHDPARTAERFTGGIYRSGDLARRLPDGVIEFRGRADHQVKVNGFRIELGEIEIALSTHPGVREAVVLSDGERLIAHVQGEADALILREHLSAKLPAYMIPAEFISTDEFPMTPNGKVDRKALAQPAPEKAAAPANGTGGTLERQILAIWSELLGRSLTDPTANFFDLGGTSIHLAVVHVRLRELTGRDLNITDLFAHPSARALAAHLSPASAGTDLSSTQNRARLQQAGFSRFRRPTQP; encoded by the coding sequence ATGTCCCCCTCCATCGTGAACCTTTCCCCCACCGTTTCCGAAATCTCCTCCGGGCTGACCGGGAGCATCTCCCGTCAAGCCAGCCTCTTTCCCGGCAAGACCGCCATCCGCTGCGGCGGGGAAAGCGTCACCTATGGAGAGCTGGAAAGCCGCTCGGACCAACTGGCCGCCGCCATCGCCGCTGATGGCGCCGGACGCGGGGATTTCATCGGCATCGGCCTGCCACGGTCGATCGATCTGGTGGTGGCCATCCTGGCGGTGCTGAAAGCAGGGGCGGCCTACATCCCTCTCGATCCTTCCTATCCCGCCGAGCGGATCGCCCACATGACCGCCTCCGCGAAGCTCACGCGGATCATCAGCCGCGGGGATTCCGCCGGATCCTTCAATGGTGTGCGCGTCATCCCGGTGGATGCGGCCACCGGAAATGGCGCTGTCCCCGGAGAAGCCGGAGCGGATGATTTCATCTACGCCATTTTCACGTCCGGCTCGACGGGCGTGCCGAAAGCGGCGTCCGTCTTTCACCGTGGGTTCCGGAACCTGGTCGGCTGGTATGTGGATGAACTCACGCTGGGTCCGGAGGATGTGACGCTGGTGATCAGCTCCCCCAGCTTCGACCTGACGCAGAAAAATTTCTTCGCCCCGCTGGTGACTGGCGGGACGATGATCCTGGATCACGGCGACCACTACGATATCCATCGTATTTCCACGCTGGTCCGCACGCATGGCGTCACGCTGGTGAACTGCACGCCCAGCGCATTCTACCCGCTGGTGGATGCGGCGGCGGCTTCCGCTTTCGGTGATCTTTCATCGCTCCGCTTCGCGGTGCTGGGCGGCGAGCCGATTTCCGTCCCCCGGCTGCGCGGCTGGCTGACCCACCCGTCCTGCCGGGCGGAGGTGGTGAACAGCTACGGCCCGACGGAGTGCGCGGACATCTGCGCGTTCCACCGCCTGCACGCAGGAAATCTGGACGCCTACCCTTTCGTCCCCACCGGACGTGACGTGCCCAACACCATCGTGACCATCCGCGATGAGGATCTCCGAGAACTGCCGGATGGCGAAACCGGCGAACTCTGCATCGGCGGCATCGGCGTGGGCGGAGGCTATCTCCATGATCCCGCCCGCACGGCGGAGCGTTTCACCGGCGGTATCTACCGCAGCGGCGACCTGGCCCGGCGTCTGCCGGATGGCGTGATCGAGTTCCGGGGCCGCGCCGACCACCAAGTGAAGGTGAACGGTTTCCGGATCGAGCTGGGGGAAATCGAGATCGCCCTTTCCACCCACCCCGGCGTGCGGGAGGCAGTGGTCCTTTCCGACGGGGAACGCCTCATCGCGCACGTGCAAGGAGAAGCGGACGCCCTCATCCTGCGGGAGCATCTGTCCGCGAAGCTGCCAGCCTACATGATCCCGGCGGAGTTCATTTCCACCGATGAGTTCCCGATGACGCCGAACGGAAAGGTGGACCGTAAGGCCCTCGCGCAGCCCGCACCGGAGAAAGCCGCGGCACCCGCGAACGGAACGGGCGGCACGCTGGAACGGCAGATCCTCGCCATCTGGTCGGAGCTGCTGGGGCGTTCCCTGACGGACCCGACGGCGAACTTCTTCGACCTGGGCGGCACTTCCATCCATCTTGCGGTGGTGCATGTCCGCCTCCGCGAGCTGACCGGCCGTGATCTCAACATCACGGACCTGTTCGCGCACCCGAGCGCCCGCGCGCTGGCCGCCCACCTTTCCCCGGCCTCCGCCGGGACCGACCTTTCCTCCACCCAGAACCGCGCCCGGCTCCAGCAGGCCGGTTTCTCAAGATTCCGCCGTCCCACACAGCCATGA